CGCGAGACCGGCCAGAAGGTGACGGTTGAATACAAGCTGGGCACCGACACGCTGGGGCGCGACGTCTATAGCCGCATCATCTACGGCGCGCGTATCTCGTTGGTGGTGGGGCTGGCCGTTGCCGCCATCGCCATCGTGATCGGCATGGCGATCGGGGTGCTGGCGGGTTACATCCGATGGCTTGACGGCATCATCATGCGCGTGATGGACGGGCTGATGGCGATCCCCGCCATCCTGTTGGCGATTGCGGTGGTGTCGCTGTTCAGCGCGGGTCTGCTGAGCGTGATCATCGCCATCGTCGTGCCCGAGGTGCCACGGGTCGTGCGTCTGGTCAGGTCGATCGTGTTGTCGATCCGCGAAGAACCCTATGTCGAGGCCGCGATCACCGCGGGCACGCGCACGCCGACCCTGCTGGTGCGCCATGTGCTGCCCAACACCATCGCGCCGCTGATCGTTCAGGGCACCTTCATCGTGGCATCCGCCATCATCGTCGAAGCGATCCTGAGCTTCCTGGGCATCGGCATCCCGCCCGAGATCCCGACCTGGGGAAACATCATGGCCGAGGGGCGCACGGTGTTCCAGCTCTACCCTCACAACATCCTGTATCCGGGGGTCATCCTTGCGATCACGGTGCTGGGGGTGAACATGCTGGGCGACGGGCTGCGCGACACGCTCGATCCGCGCTTTGCGAAACGGGTATAGGGTGGAACCGATGGTGGATCACAAATATGCCCTCGAGGTCGATGGCCTGACCGTCAGCTTGCCGACAAACGCCGACCGGCCAAACGCGGTCGAGAACATCAGCTTTACCGTCGCCCCGGGCGAGATCGTCTGCGTGGTCGGCGAAAGCGGCTCGGGCAAATCCGTGACCGCCTCGGCGGTCATGGGGCTTTTGCCCGATGCGCTGCGGCCGATCGCGGGCCGGACGCTGCTTGAAGGGGAAGACACGCTTGC
The window above is part of the Ruegeria pomeroyi DSS-3 genome. Proteins encoded here:
- a CDS encoding ABC transporter permease, which produces MSTTAISPAGQTVRRMFRNSSVIVGGVLVLVITLMALLAPALGTRDPSAISPKDRNQPPGFEATVRDRETGQKVTVEYKLGTDTLGRDVYSRIIYGARISLVVGLAVAAIAIVIGMAIGVLAGYIRWLDGIIMRVMDGLMAIPAILLAIAVVSLFSAGLLSVIIAIVVPEVPRVVRLVRSIVLSIREEPYVEAAITAGTRTPTLLVRHVLPNTIAPLIVQGTFIVASAIIVEAILSFLGIGIPPEIPTWGNIMAEGRTVFQLYPHNILYPGVILAITVLGVNMLGDGLRDTLDPRFAKRV